TGCTGGACTTCCTCAAAGCCCGTAATGATGCGTTCCTCATCTGGAGTGAAAGATCTCTTCTTCACAATTTCTTGGTCAACACCAAGCGCATCAAGTAGTTCGTCATCAGAGAGATCAGGCATCTACATCATTCCCTCCACTGCCTTGTGCGGCTTTCTGCTGGGCACGATAACGTTGCAAAGCAAGGACACCTTCAGCCATACGCTTCTCCCACGGATCTTGCGCGTTTATGTCCGGCACTCGCCCGCGTTCATTTTTGAATTGCAGAGCCCTTTTAGCCAAGTCTCTGGCCTCCTCGTAGGAAATGCTAACACGCTTGGCAGCGATGACTGCTGAAACCTGCTTTAGACTCTCCTCATTTAGCGCCTTCGCGAGGATTGAGTACGCCTCACTGAATGGATTGATACGGTCAATGAGATCTATGTCCAGTTCGCGAACGTCCATTGCAAACTTCCTCACCCCATCGATGAATGCTGTGTTGGCAGATGGCTCACCGCTATCCCCCGTGCCATCAAGCAAAGCCTGCTTGGCTTGTTGCGTCAGGTTGAGGGCAGCAATGGCGTGCTGACGGACGGCTTCCTGGTCCTTTTCGTCCAAGTCGGGGTACCTTTCCCTAATGATCTTACCCATCCGAACTTGGGTCAGCTCCTCTGGCACCATTTCACTGTCAAACAAGCCACGCTCGATGGTAGTCTTGTCCTGAACGAATGTCGCGATCACTTCGTTAAGGTCCTCTCGACAAATGCGTACGGCTTCCTCGCTCTTTGGCTCGTACAGGCCCTTGATCTCGATCTGCAACTGCCCCGTTGCGTGATTGAATCCGACATTGCACTTGTCGGGGTCATAACCACCGTTGCCGTAGTCGAACCCATGCTCTGGACCACCAGCCGGATTCTTGGGTTTGAACTCGAATCGAGGCACAAGCACCTGCTCCATCAGTAGGCTGGCAGCAATAGCTTTCAGGGTATCATTCACTGCCTCCGTCACGGCCTGCTCTGAAGCGTCGGGTTCCGCGATCAGGTTGGTAAAACGGGCACGCATCTTACCTGGGGCATCGCGCGTCGCACGGCCAATAATTTGCACGATCTCGGTCAGACTAGCTCGATAGCCAACCGTCAGCGCGTGCTCACACCAAATCCAGTCAAAGCCTTCCTTTGCCATGCCAAGAGCAATGATGATATCTACATGCTCGCGATCGTTCTTGTGCGTAGGGTCTTTTAACGCGGCGGAAACCCGATCACGCTTCGTTGGGTCATCGTCCACAAGATCGGCGATTCGAAGGATCCGGCCACCTGGCGTCTTTACCAGCTGGAAGCCAGTCGCACGCTCGGTCCCTAGCCATTCACCCAACTGGTCGATGATGTACTCGACCTCCCTAATCTTGTCTTTCGTACTCTCGCGTGAATTAACGTTAGGGATGTGGATGATGGTCTTCTCTGCCGGGTCGAGCACCTTGAGGATGTCATCAGTGTATGAAAAGGAGTAGAAAAAATAGCCGATATCGAGCTGTTTCAGGTACTCATATCCGCTGAGTTGCTCGTAATAAGTGTAAGTGACCTTATCGAACCTCGACTCGTCCTGCGGGGATAGCACTGCCTCAGTATCGCCCCGGAAGTAGGAACCGGTCATTGCTACGATATGTACGCGATCACGAGCGATAAATTGTCCGAGGTGCAGACCCAGTTTGTTCTCAGGGTTGGCCGAAACATGGTGGAACTCGTCTACGGCGATAAGCCGGTTGTCAAACGCCTCCACACCGAACTTCTCGACCGCGAAGCGGAAGGTAGCATGGGTGCACACCACCACCTTATCGCCGCTTCCAAGGAACGCACCCAGTGAATTTACCTTACCACCGTAATCCGCACCAGGTGCGTTACATAGGTTCCATTTCGGATCCACTCTCCAGTCGGCCCAAAACCCAAAGTGGCTTAGTGGTTCGTCGTTGAAGCTGGACCCAATCGATTTTTCCGGCACCACGATAACGGCTTGCTTCAGTCCTTGATTCTGGAGCTTGTCGAGAGCTATGAACATCAGCGCCCGA
The Alicyclobacillus curvatus genome window above contains:
- a CDS encoding DEAD/DEAH box helicase, yielding MGNANKSIPSISMSYARNGTSAKVNALGMRPMQERVYEHRGEQYLLIKSPPASGKSRALMFIALDKLQNQGLKQAVIVVPEKSIGSSFNDEPLSHFGFWADWRVDPKWNLCNAPGADYGGKVNSLGAFLGSGDKVVVCTHATFRFAVEKFGVEAFDNRLIAVDEFHHVSANPENKLGLHLGQFIARDRVHIVAMTGSYFRGDTEAVLSPQDESRFDKVTYTYYEQLSGYEYLKQLDIGYFFYSFSYTDDILKVLDPAEKTIIHIPNVNSRESTKDKIREVEYIIDQLGEWLGTERATGFQLVKTPGGRILRIADLVDDDPTKRDRVSAALKDPTHKNDREHVDIIIALGMAKEGFDWIWCEHALTVGYRASLTEIVQIIGRATRDAPGKMRARFTNLIAEPDASEQAVTEAVNDTLKAIAASLLMEQVLVPRFEFKPKNPAGGPEHGFDYGNGGYDPDKCNVGFNHATGQLQIEIKGLYEPKSEEAVRICREDLNEVIATFVQDKTTIERGLFDSEMVPEELTQVRMGKIIRERYPDLDEKDQEAVRQHAIAALNLTQQAKQALLDGTGDSGEPSANTAFIDGVRKFAMDVRELDIDLIDRINPFSEAYSILAKALNEESLKQVSAVIAAKRVSISYEEARDLAKRALQFKNERGRVPDINAQDPWEKRMAEGVLALQRYRAQQKAAQGSGGNDVDA